GATTGAATGTGGATACTTTACTGAAGAAGATTTAGATGAGATTCATCAATATCTAGTAGCTACCTTAAAAAAGGATAATGCAATTATTGATGATATAGAGTACTGCCCTCATTTTAAATCAGAATGCAAATGCCGGAAACCAGAAGCTGGTATGATTCTTAAATTAGCTAAAAAATATAATGTTAATTTAGAAGATTCTTTTATGATTGGTGATAGAAATTCAGATATTGAGGCTGGAATAAAAGCGAAATGTAAAACCATAAAACTGGGAAGTAAATACCCTAAAGCCGATTATTCTGTTGAAAATTTAGAAGATGCTGTTGATATCATTATAAACTCTGAGCACTTGATTGGTGTTTAAAATAAGCTATAGCCCAAAATTTTGGGCTATAGCTTATTTTAAAAATGAATTTTATTTAATATACAATAAATTTATCTAGGTAGCAAAAATAAAATAGTGAAGAAATGGCATATACTCCCCCCCAAAACAAAGAGATGCCATATAGCATGATTATATCTGATTTTATCTACAGCATAGAAAATGGTTCCTATAGTATATAAAGACCCACCTACAACTAAAAATACTATACTAGCAGTAGTCAACACAGATAATAATGGTTTAATAGCCACTATAACTAACCAACCCATAGCTATATATAAAATAGTAGAAAATATACCAAACCTTCCTGTATAAAAGACCTTGAATATAACTCCTAATAATGCTATTGCCCAAACAATCCCAAAAATACTCCAACCTAAAGCTCCTCTTAAAGAAATTAAAGTTAATGGTGTATAAGTACCTGCTATTAGTAAATATATAGATGAATGATCAAAAATCCTAAAAATATTCTTTACTTTTCCCTGTGGGAAGCTATGATAGAGAGTAGAAGATAAGTAGAGCATAATTAAAGTAGCACCATAAATACTAAAGCTCACTATATACCAAGCATCACCAAAGATACTAGCCAATACTACTAAAACTACAAGAGCAGCAATAGATAATCCTAAACCAACACCATGTAAGATAGCATTTGTAATCTCTTCACCACTAATCACTCTTTCTTTGTTATCCATTTTAATCTCCTTTTGAATAATTTTGAATATAATAATAATTTGACTTAGCATCTAATGAATATTATACCAATAAAAAATAAATTCCTCTATACAAATATCAAATTAAAATCAAGTTTTTATAATCAATAAATTATAGCTAGTAATTATAGTGTTTTTTTTACTATGTCGATGGAATTAAAGAATTTGATTAAAACATAAGTACTTACTAAAGTAATTTTTAGTCACGAGTTAACACGAATAAAGGGCTGAAGAATTAATTTATATAGCAACTAGATCTTTATATTATATACTTAAAATTCAAATTCTACTAATCTTTTAAGAACTAAAAACCAAAATAATTTATTAGACAGCAAGGCTGTGATAGAAATTATTTTCTCCTCGATCAAGTTACGCAGGTATTTTAGCTATTGGCTACTAGCTAATAGCTAAGATCAGAACTTAATCAGATTTAATCATTATCACTAATAAAAAAAAGAGCTAAAAGATTTGACCTTTAGCTCATAACATATTTATTAATATTCCTTTAAACCTTGAATTGCTTGGTCTCTATTTTCAGCACCAAAAACTGCTGAACCTGCTACTAAAATATTAGCCCCAGCATTAATTACATCTATTGAGGTTGTACCAGGTTTAATACCTCCATCTACCTGTATATCAATATCTAATCCACGCTTTTCAATCATCGCTCTTAACTCTTTAATTTTAGGTATCATTTCTGGAATAAAACTTTGCCCCCCAAAACCAGGGTTAACAGTCATAATTAATACCATATCTAACTCATCTAATATATACTCTATAGCAGTTAAAGGTGTAGCAGGATTTAAAGCTACTGCTGCTTTAACACCATTTGCTTTAATATTTTGAACTGTACGGTGTAGATGAGGACATGTTTCTATATGCACACTGATAATATCTGCTCCTGCTTTAGCAAACTCAGGGATATATTGATCAGGGTTTTCAATCATCAAGTGAACATCTAATATCTGATCAGTCTTGTCTTGAATAGAGTTTAAAACCAAAGGTCCAATAGTGATATTTGGAACAAAATGTCCATCCATCACATCAATATGTAAATATTCTGCTGAACTTACTGTTTCAATCTCTTCTGCTAATTTACTAAAATCTGCTGATAAAATCGATGGTGCCACCTTTATCATTTTATCTCCTCCAATTTCTTTCTTCTTTTTTCTTAATTTCTTCTAAAAAATCTAAATAATTATTATATCTGTGTTCTGGAATATATCCTTCTTCTACAGCAGCTTTAACTCCACATTTTGGTTCATGGCTATGGGAACAAGGAGAAAATTTACAGTCATTAAGATAACCTGAAATTTCTGGGAAATAATACTGCAACTCTTCAGATGGAACAAAAGTAACATCTAAAGAACTAAAGCCTGGAGTATCTGCTACCCAACCACCTATATTTAAGGATAATAGCTCTACATGGCGAGTAGTATGTCGTCCTCGCTTAATCCGTTCACTTACCTCGCCCATCTTTAACTTTAATCCAGGTTGTATAGCATTCAATAGGCTAGACTTCCCTACACCTGAAGGTCCAGCAAACACTGATACCTTATCCTTAAGAACTTCTTTTAATTCAGAGATGCCTATACCTTCTTCTACACTAGTATAGACTATTTTATATCCAATCTCTTCATAGGGTTTCATAACTGCCTTAGCCTTTTCTAAGCCCAGCAAATCAACTTTATTAATACAAATACTAATCTCCAAATCTTCTGTTTCAGCTAATACCAATAACCTGTCCAAAAGTTTAAAGTGGAGATCTGGTTGTACAATAGAACAGGTAACCACTGCTTGTTCTACATTTGCTATTGGAGGACGAAAAAGATAGTTCTTTCTATCCAATCTCCTTTCAACAACTCCAGTATTACCTTCCATCGCTGTATACTCAACTATATCCCCAGCTATTACATCTATTTTTTCTTTCTTTAACCTTCCTCTAATTCGACACTGATAAACCTCTCTGCTATCAAAATCAGATACAAAGAAAAATCCACCAAAAGCCTTTAATATTCTTCCTTCTTTCATAATCACTCTCCTTTTTATAATGATATATCTTAGGGGTTAGGGTTAGTAGAATCTTCCTAGATTCTATTTCCTAAACTCTAACTCCTAAACTAGCAATCTCTTTCTATAACTATATATTTAAATTTCATTCTAAGGTTTGATGTCTATACTAAGTAAAATAAGGTTAATATTATCTTTTAATATTTTTATTAACATAACAATGAGTGAAAAGTAAGATTACTTTCCACTCATTAATTATACTATAACCTCTTTTCATAATTCAATTGTCCATCAAAATAAACTCTAATAACTGCTGATCCTACTGTTATAACTTCCTTCTCAACCTTATCATGGGGTTGGTGCACTTGATCATATACAGTCCTTTGACCATTATCATCGGTAACAACAATCTGAACTCTCTTTTCATTTCCTGCTGGAACATCAATTCTAACTAAAGGACTTTTAACTTCAGATCCTCTAGGATTCCTAATTCCTTTACTTATAATTAGTTGAATTGTTGTTCCTTCCATAGTCATCTTTCCAGGACTAGGATTTTGAGCAATTACCCTACCTTTAAGGTAGTTTAAACTCTCCCTTTCCAAAACTTGACCTAATAACAAATTACGCTCTCTCAACTTTTCTAGTGCTTCTTCTTTCTTTAAACCAACTAAATTTGGAATTAAAACTTCTTTTGGCTCTTTGCCTTTACTAATTAAGAGGTCTACAGTAGCTCCAGATTTAACCTCAATATCTGGTCTCGGATCTTGAGAGATAATCTGTCCCTTCTTAACCTCATTATTATACTCTTCCTTAATCTCTCCTATTTCTAAATCCAATTTATCTAATTTAATTTCAGCCTCTCTTAACTCTATACCAAGCAAATTAGGTACCTTAGACAATTTAGCACCTTTACTTACTACAACTTCAATTACCCTGTTGACCTTAATCTTCTTATCTGCTTTAATACTTTGAGAAATAATATGATCCTTTTCTACCTCTGAACTATGACTCCTATAATAAACCTTCAATTCTAAACCCTTATCTGCAAGTTCCTGTCTAGCATTCTCTACATGTTTTCCTACTACATCTGGAACCCTTACTTCTTCTACCTCCATATAATTTATTAGCATATAATATCCGACACCCATAATAACAATTCCTATAATTCCCAAAATTAATAAAGCAGTTAAAAATTCATTTCTCTTCTTCTTTTTCTTTTTGGTATTTTTCTTAGGAGTTTTTTCAAATGAAGTGGCCTTATGATTTCTTTTGTTCAACTTCCTTACTCCTCTATTATTTTCTTTAAAATCACTTTTTGGAAGACTTTCTTTCTTAGTAGTCTTCTTATTTACTTCCTTACTTACTTCCTTACTTACTTTCTTATTTATTTCTTTATTAATCTCTTTTTGATAATCTTCTTTAGACATAACCATCGTATGTTGATTAGTTATATCTTTATTTTTTACTTTTTGAGTAGTATTTATTTCAATTTCTTTTAAATCTCTTAACATTTCTACAACTGAATTATATCTATCTTCTGGTTTTTTAGCAATAGCCTTTAAAATAATACTTGCTAATTCATCAGAAATGTTTGGATTAATCTCTTGTGGAGAAGGGGGTTTTTCTTCTAGATGTTTTAAAGCAATTGAAATATGATTTTCCCCAGTAAAAGGAACTTGCCCTGTCAGTAATTCATACAGTACAATGCCTAAGGAATAAATATCAGACTTTGTACTTACTTTAGCTCCTTTCGCCTGTTCAGGAGAAAGATAATGAGCAGAACCCATAACTGAATTAGTATGGGCCATTGTAGCTGAAGTAACAGCACGAGCAATACCAAAATCAGTTACCTTTGCTCGATTATCCTTAGTCACTAAAATATTATGAGGCTTAATATCACAATGAATAATATTATTGCGATGGGCTTTAATTAAAGCATTACAAATGCCTGTTATTAATTGAATTGCCTTATCAACCTCAAATCTACCTACCTTTTTTAATTCTTCTTTTAAATCATTACCAGTAACATACTCCATTACAATATAGTGAAGATCATCATCTCTCCCAATATCAAAAATATTCACAATATTTGGATGAGAAAGGCTAGCTACTGATTGAGCTTCACGATTAAACCTTTTTACTGCAGTTTCATTATCTGCAAATTGAGGTTGTAATATCTTTACGGCTACTGGTCGCCCCAATAGTTTATCTGTAGCACGATAAACTATTGCCATACCTCCAGTACCTACTTTTTCTATTATTTCATATCGATTATTTAGGACCTTTCCAATCATCAGTCTCACCCCAAAAATTAAACTTAATTACTTTTGTAAATAACAACTGTGATATTATCATATCCACCTTCTTGGTTAGCTAAGAATATCATCTTTTCAACTTTCACTTTCAATCCTTCTTCTGAGGATAGTATCTCTTCTATCTCCTTATCAGATAGCATATTTGTTAATCCATCAGAACAGATTAAAATTAAATCTTTTGACTTTAATTCTAAACTTAATAAATCAGCCTCTACACTATTATCAATTCCTAATGATCTCATCAATAAATTCTTCTTAGGATGATTCTTAGCCTCTTCTTTATTGATTATATTCTTTCTCAATAATTCACCTACATAAGAATGATCATCTGTTAACTGAGTTAATTTTTGATTTCTAAACAGATAAGCTCTACTATCTCCTATATGTCCAATTGTTATTATTTTATCTTTAATAACTCCTAAAGTCAAGGTAGTACCCATCCCTTGACATTCTTCATCCTTTAAACTCTTATTTTTTATATCTTGATTAGCTAGTTCTATACAATTTATGATGTCTTCTTTTAACTGATCTGAGTTAAAATTATAATTCTTAATTCTTTCAACAGCCAAAGAACTAGCTATATCTCCACCTTTATGCCCCCCCATACCATCAGCTACAGCTATAATATCAAAGTCTTGTTTATTAAGTGCTAAATATTTATCTTCATTCTTACTTCTAACTTTTCCTTTTTCAGAAGCTGCTACATATTTCATCTTCTCACCTCTCTTACCTCTTCAGACAAAATTCAAGTTGATTTTTACCTAGCCTAATCTTATCTCCATCGCTCAATCTCTTACTTTCAACTAATTCACCATTAACTAATACCCCATTAGTACTATTTAAATCATTTATAATATAATAAAAGTTCTTTTTAATAATCTGAGCATGAACTCTTGAAACCTTTGGATCTGCTAATACAATTTCATTATTCTCCTGACGTCCTATATTGGTTTCAATAGAATTAATTTCAAAACGTTCTACTTCTCTCTCATTTTTAATTAACTTAAGATAAGATTCTATTTCAGAAAATGGCTTTATTTTTAGAGTATGATTTATATCATCATTATTATTACTCATTAGCTTATCACTTTTAAAAACCCTTGTACCTTCACCTTCAGTATTATCAATATCGTCAATATTAATAAGAAAATCACCTTTAACTATAAAATCCTTATTAATATTGTAGTTAAGAATGAATTCTAGCTTCAATTCCTCTTGGATTTTAAAATCTCTTTTATTAATTTCATTTTTAATCAATTCTTCCATCTGATCTTTAACTTTCTTATCTATCTCTTTTAATTCTTCTTTCCTCTTAGCAGAAACTAATATCTGATATTGACTAGGAACATAATTTTCTCCTGAAATTTCTCTTACTTCTGATTTCATATCTTTAATTACAGCAGTTACTATCTTCTGTCCCAAACTACTTAAAGAATCTAAAAAGAATATATGCTTGAATTTTCGAGCAAATTTCATTGGGAGTTTCATCTTTTATCCTCCTTAGCTTGTAATTGTCCACAAGCTGCAGCTATATCAGATCCACGTTCAACCCTTACTGTAGCTGCTATGCCTTCTGTTTCCAAACTATCTTTAAATTTATTAATTGTATTTCTAGTTGGTTTGGAGTAATTTAAACCTTCTACTTGGTTAATAGGAATTAAATTAACATGGGCCAATATTCCAGATAATAAGTTAGCTAATTCTTCAGCATCTTTAGCAGAATCATTTACACCTTCTACCAAAGCATACTCAAAGGTTATTCTACGACCAGTCTTATTTATATAATCGCGACAACTTGCTAACAATTCATTTAATGGATATTTATCATTAATAGGCATCATCTGACTACGCAATTTATCATTTGAGGCATGTAAAGATATGGCTAAAGTTAATTGCATCTTTTCTTCAGCTAATCTTCTAATCTGTGGCACTAATCCACAAGTAGATAAAGTTATCCTTCTCATTCCAATGTTCAATCCATTAGAAGCATTCATTAATTTTATTGCCTTAATTGATTCTTCATAGTTTGCTAAAGGTTCTCCCATTCCCATTAGCACTACATTGCTAATCTCTTCACCTCTAAGTTTCTCAATACTTATAATCTGATTAATTATCTCTCCAGCAGTTAAATTTCTACTTAAACCTTGCAGCCCTGTTGCACAAAAAGTACATCCCATTCCACACCCTACTTGAGTAGAGATACAAACAC
Above is a window of Orenia marismortui DSM 5156 DNA encoding:
- a CDS encoding D-glycero-alpha-D-manno-heptose-1,7-bisphosphate 7-phosphatase — its product is MNKAIFLDRDGVVNSYDKPVNKPKDLELYPWTAKAIKKLNNEGYKVFIVTNQGGIECGYFTEEDLDEIHQYLVATLKKDNAIIDDIEYCPHFKSECKCRKPEAGMILKLAKKYNVNLEDSFMIGDRNSDIEAGIKAKCKTIKLGSKYPKADYSVENLEDAVDIIINSEHLIGV
- the trhA gene encoding PAQR family membrane homeostasis protein TrhA, encoding MDNKERVISGEEITNAILHGVGLGLSIAALVVLVVLASIFGDAWYIVSFSIYGATLIMLYLSSTLYHSFPQGKVKNIFRIFDHSSIYLLIAGTYTPLTLISLRGALGWSIFGIVWAIALLGVIFKVFYTGRFGIFSTILYIAMGWLVIVAIKPLLSVLTTASIVFLVVGGSLYTIGTIFYAVDKIRYNHAIWHLFVLGGSICHFFTILFLLPR
- the rpe gene encoding ribulose-phosphate 3-epimerase; amino-acid sequence: MIKVAPSILSADFSKLAEEIETVSSAEYLHIDVMDGHFVPNITIGPLVLNSIQDKTDQILDVHLMIENPDQYIPEFAKAGADIISVHIETCPHLHRTVQNIKANGVKAAVALNPATPLTAIEYILDELDMVLIMTVNPGFGGQSFIPEMIPKIKELRAMIEKRGLDIDIQVDGGIKPGTTSIDVINAGANILVAGSAVFGAENRDQAIQGLKEY
- the rsgA gene encoding ribosome small subunit-dependent GTPase A, with amino-acid sequence MKEGRILKAFGGFFFVSDFDSREVYQCRIRGRLKKEKIDVIAGDIVEYTAMEGNTGVVERRLDRKNYLFRPPIANVEQAVVTCSIVQPDLHFKLLDRLLVLAETEDLEISICINKVDLLGLEKAKAVMKPYEEIGYKIVYTSVEEGIGISELKEVLKDKVSVFAGPSGVGKSSLLNAIQPGLKLKMGEVSERIKRGRHTTRHVELLSLNIGGWVADTPGFSSLDVTFVPSEELQYYFPEISGYLNDCKFSPCSHSHEPKCGVKAAVEEGYIPEHRYNNYLDFLEEIKKKEERNWRR
- the pknB gene encoding Stk1 family PASTA domain-containing Ser/Thr kinase, translating into MIGKVLNNRYEIIEKVGTGGMAIVYRATDKLLGRPVAVKILQPQFADNETAVKRFNREAQSVASLSHPNIVNIFDIGRDDDLHYIVMEYVTGNDLKEELKKVGRFEVDKAIQLITGICNALIKAHRNNIIHCDIKPHNILVTKDNRAKVTDFGIARAVTSATMAHTNSVMGSAHYLSPEQAKGAKVSTKSDIYSLGIVLYELLTGQVPFTGENHISIALKHLEEKPPSPQEINPNISDELASIILKAIAKKPEDRYNSVVEMLRDLKEIEINTTQKVKNKDITNQHTMVMSKEDYQKEINKEINKKVSKEVSKEVNKKTTKKESLPKSDFKENNRGVRKLNKRNHKATSFEKTPKKNTKKKKKKRNEFLTALLILGIIGIVIMGVGYYMLINYMEVEEVRVPDVVGKHVENARQELADKGLELKVYYRSHSSEVEKDHIISQSIKADKKIKVNRVIEVVVSKGAKLSKVPNLLGIELREAEIKLDKLDLEIGEIKEEYNNEVKKGQIISQDPRPDIEVKSGATVDLLISKGKEPKEVLIPNLVGLKKEEALEKLRERNLLLGQVLERESLNYLKGRVIAQNPSPGKMTMEGTTIQLIISKGIRNPRGSEVKSPLVRIDVPAGNEKRVQIVVTDDNGQRTVYDQVHQPHDKVEKEVITVGSAVIRVYFDGQLNYEKRL
- a CDS encoding Stp1/IreP family PP2C-type Ser/Thr phosphatase — protein: MKYVAASEKGKVRSKNEDKYLALNKQDFDIIAVADGMGGHKGGDIASSLAVERIKNYNFNSDQLKEDIINCIELANQDIKNKSLKDEECQGMGTTLTLGVIKDKIITIGHIGDSRAYLFRNQKLTQLTDDHSYVGELLRKNIINKEEAKNHPKKNLLMRSLGIDNSVEADLLSLELKSKDLILICSDGLTNMLSDKEIEEILSSEEGLKVKVEKMIFLANQEGGYDNITVVIYKSN
- a CDS encoding FHA domain-containing protein translates to MKLPMKFARKFKHIFFLDSLSSLGQKIVTAVIKDMKSEVREISGENYVPSQYQILVSAKRKEELKEIDKKVKDQMEELIKNEINKRDFKIQEELKLEFILNYNINKDFIVKGDFLINIDDIDNTEGEGTRVFKSDKLMSNNNDDINHTLKIKPFSEIESYLKLIKNEREVERFEINSIETNIGRQENNEIVLADPKVSRVHAQIIKKNFYYIINDLNSTNGVLVNGELVESKRLSDGDKIRLGKNQLEFCLKR
- the rlmN gene encoding 23S rRNA (adenine(2503)-C(2))-methyltransferase RlmN translates to MKRKKDLIGFVVEELKEIVISLDEPAFRAKQLFKWIYEKKVRSFSEMTNLAKSFRAKLEDQFYIGELKLITKQKSKDGTIKYLFQLDDGKKVESVFMPYEDNRRSVCISTQVGCGMGCTFCATGLQGLSRNLTAGEIINQIISIEKLRGEEISNVVLMGMGEPLANYEESIKAIKLMNASNGLNIGMRRITLSTCGLVPQIRRLAEEKMQLTLAISLHASNDKLRSQMMPINDKYPLNELLASCRDYINKTGRRITFEYALVEGVNDSAKDAEELANLLSGILAHVNLIPINQVEGLNYSKPTRNTINKFKDSLETEGIAATVRVERGSDIAAACGQLQAKEDKR